The proteins below are encoded in one region of Misgurnus anguillicaudatus chromosome 24, ASM2758022v2, whole genome shotgun sequence:
- the stard13b gene encoding stAR-related lipid transfer protein 13 isoform X4 gives MTVSQIEAKEACDWLRAAGFPQYAQLFEDSQFPIDISPVKKDHDFLDKDLVEPLCRRLNTLNKCASMKLDVNLPKKKNEDSDEDDLFAISDKWTFEWTSRRWSRLQDIDTLLRGVENRNPGENLALRTTASSESVLTDLSEPEVSSLHSESSSVSGVRTYSAEESDGSHRTYSDSAAMPDRTSLGIAHLSPDLSSYGSLSAKHAKQGRIRAKEFLRRMEALQLRGAMGSLGNRSLVISAPVLQQEPQAVKTLRCVEIINGDGILAEPPFGMGLTSQSSSESSGSQSSGSTVSTPNLKERSVHRADHKRSGMYLEDLDVFSSVIQGKRVAEQNRRNEFRSYEDLVVHIPEDHKPGTFPKALSIESLAPSTATSIHWHSASMDSDVQRPPSIKEPRPVTQCCTRGSRISIYDNVPGSHLYASTGDLIDLEKEDLFPHLDDILQHVNGLQQIVDHWSKNVLPSSESAGQERGDLDGGRQGGLHSSSQITLDFEGHSVLEGQATSSDGDRDGVSLNENESIGMRERRDSGVGASLTRPNRLRWPSFQISKRLSHSVACLQITSQSAARLSLLQKFSLLRLTAIMEKYSMSNKHGWTWSVPKFMKRMKVPDYKDKNVFGVPLIVHVQRFGQPLPLGVQQALRYLRSQCLDQVGLFRKSGVKSRIQALRQMNESSPDDVNYEDQSAYDVADMVKQFFRDLPEPLLTSKLGETFLHIYQYVPKEQRLQAVQAAIMLMSDENREVLQTLLCFLSDVTSSVQENQMTPMNIAVCLAPSLFHLNILKKENLTPRAMQMQKKIATGRPDQKDLNENLAATQGLAHMITECNRLFEIPPDMVTQSRNSYVEAELQAPTIEELCKQLHQDEDGDDEGSWPAFMEARLQGLLKEAREKAKGWVSCQSTGNTELSYKKVGDGNPLRRWRVSVEVEAPPSVVLNRVLRERHLWDVDLMNWKVCEVLDRQTEVFQYVLNSMPPHPSRDFVVLRSWRTDLPRGTCSLLSVSIEHDDCPPVGGVRGIVMESNYLLEPCGSGKSRLTHICRVDLKGRTPEWYNKAFGHLCAAQAARIRNSFQPIHAEGPETKI, from the exons AAATCGAGGCGAAGGAGGCTTGTGATTGGCTACGTGCAGCAGGATTCCCTCAGTACGCCCAGCTCTTTGAAG ATTCCCAATTTCCAATTGACATATCTCCTGTGAAGAAAGACCACGACTTCTTGGACAAAGACCTCGTGGAACCTCTATGCCG GCGACTCAATACGTTAAACAAGTGTGCTTCCATGAAGCTCGATGTTAACCTACCCAAGAAAAAA AATGAAGACTCAGATGAAGATGACCTCTTCGCCATCAGTGACAAATGGACCTTTGAATGGACGAGTCGCCGCTGGTCCAGGCTACAGGACATCGACACGCTACTAAGGGGTGTGGAGAACAGGAACCCAGGGGAGAACTTAGCCCTGCGGACGACCGCCAGCAGCGAAAGCGTTCTGACAGATCTGAGCGAGCCGGAGGTCTCGTCGCTCCACAGCGAGAGCAGCAGTGTTAGTGGCGTCCGAACGTACAGCGCGGAAGAATCGGACGGCTCGCACCGTACGTACTCTGACTCCGCCGCCATGCCCGATCGCACATCGCTGGGCATTGCTCACCTTTCTCCAGATCTTTCCAGCTATGGGTCTCTTTCTGCAAAGCATGCGAAGCAAGGACGGATACGTGCCAAGGAATTCTTACGCCGCATGGAGGCGTTGCAGTTACGTGGAGCGATGGGGAGCCTAGGAAACAGAAGTTTGGTTATAAGCGCCCCGGTTCTCCAACAAGAACCCCAGGCTGTGAAAACTCTCCGCTGCGTGGAGATCATCAATGGAGACGGGATTTTGGCAGAACCACCCTTCGGCATGGGGTTGACCTCGCAATCCAGCAGTGAGAGTAGTGGCAGCCAATCAAGTGGGAGTACCGTCAGTACACCGAACCTGAAGGAACGCAGCGTACACCGGGCCGATCACAAGCGCAGCGGGATGTACCTAGAAGACCTTGATGTGTTCTCCAGTGTCATCCAGGGTAAACGTGTGGCTGAGCAGAACCGTCGCAATGAGTTTCGCTCCTACGAGGACCTGGTTGTGCATATTCCTGAAGACCACAAACCTGGAACTTTTCCTAAAGCTCTGTCCATAGAGAGTCTAGCACCCTCAACAGCAACCTCCATCCACTGGCACTCAGCAAGCATGGACTCAGATGTCCAACGTCCACCCAGCATCAAAGAACCTCGTCCCGTCACCCAATGCTGCACCCGAGGTAGTCGGATTAGCATCTATGACAACGTACCCGGATCGCACCTGTATGCTAGCACCGGCGACCTCATAGACTTGGAAAAGGAAGACCTTTTCCCACATTTGGATGATATTTTACAGCATGTAAACGGCCTTCAGCAGATCGTGGACCATTGGTCTAAGAATGTGCTGCCCAGCAGTGAAAGCGCAGGGCAGGAGCGAGGTGATCTTGATGGTGGGAGGCAGGGAGGCCTGCACTCGTCCAGTCAGATCACGTTGGACTTTGAGGGACATTCAGTGCTGGAGGGTCAGGCCACCTCTAGTGATGGAGATAGAGACGGGGTATCGCTTAATGAAAACGAATCCATAGGCATGAGGGAGAGGAGAGACTCGGGGGTAGGGGCTTCGCTAACCAGACCAAACCG CTTGCGATGGCCCAGCTTTCAGATTTCCAAACGCCTCAGCCATTCGGTCGCCTGTCTCCAGATCACCAGTCAGTCAGCAGCTCGGCTTAGTCTACTGCAGAAATTTTCCTTACTCCGCCTCACTGCCATCATGGAGAAGTACTCCATGTCCAACAAACACGGCTGGACCTG GTCTGTGCCAAAGTTTATGAAGAGGATGAAGGTTCCAGACTATAAGGATAAAAACGTGTTTGGTGTTCCTCTCATCGTACATGTACAGCGCTTCGGTCAGCCTCTACCTCTCGGTGTGCAGCAGGCTTTACGCTACCTCAGGAGCCAGTGCCTTGACCAG GTGGGTCTTTTTCGCAAGTCGGGTGTGAAGTCTCGAATCCAGGCTCTCAGACAAATGAATGAGAGTTCTCCAGATGACGTTAACTATGAGGACCAGTCTGCATATGACGTGGCAGATATGGTGAAACAGTTCTTCAGAGATTTGCCTGAGCCTCTATTAACCAGTAAACTGGGTGAAACCTTCCTCCATATTTATCAAT ATGTTCCTAAAGAGCAGCGCTTGCAGGCTGTGCAAGCCGCCATCATGCTGATGTCAGATGAGAACCGGGAGGTCCTACAGACCCTCCTCTGCTTCCTGAGTGATGTCACGTCCTCCGTGCAGGAGAATCAGATGACGCCCATGAATATCGCAGTGTGTCTGGCACCTTCACTCTTTCATCTAAATATCCTTAAGAAGGAAAATCTGACACCAAG AGCTATGCAGATGCAGAAGAAGATTGCCACAGGTAGACCAGACCAAAAGGACCTGAATGAAAACCTGGCTGCCACACAAGGCCTGGCACACATGATCACAGAGTGCAACCGCTTGTTTGAG ATTCCACCCGATATGGTGACGCAATCTAGGAACTCCTACGTTGAGGCAGAGCTTCAGGCTCCGACGATCGAAGAACTCTGCAAGCAACTGCATCAGGATGAAGACGGGGACGATGAAGGCTCCTGGCCCGCGTTCATGGAAGCTAGGCTGCAGGGTCTTCTCAAAGAGGCGCGAGAGAAGGCCAAAGGCTGGGTGTCTTGTCAGAGCACCGGCAATACTGAGCTTTCATACAAGAAG GTGGGCGATGGGAACCCGCTGCGCCGTTGGCGTGTCTCGGTAGAGGTGGAAGCCCCTCCCTCTGTGGTTTTGAACCGGGTTTTGCGGGAGCGCCACCTGTGGGATGTGGATCTGATGAACTGGAAAGTATGTGAGGTTCTGGACAGGCAGACAGAAGTGTTCCAGTACGTTCTCAACTCGATGCCACCCCACCCCAGTAGAGATTTTGTGGTGCTCAG